AAGCCTGTCGGCACAACATGGCTGGGAAATCCCGTGAAATTATGCGGGCCGGTCAGCGGTCTGCTTGCCCCGAGAAACGGAATTTGTTTTCCGTTGATAGTCGCCATGACGGTATCGATGGGCGCTCCGATGCATGAATACGCCGGGAGGAGCAGGCCGTCATACGGCGCAAAAAGGGCCTCCATTTCCCTGATCAGAATTACCTTTTTCTTAAGTGCCTCAAAATACATAGCCAGTGTTGTGTTTCTGGCATTCTCAATTCGCGCGCGAACATCGTCTCCATATTTCTCAGGATGATTGTCGATATTCTCCCGATGCACCGCCAAAAGTTCCGCGTCGGCAATCGGCAGGCGCTCGTTGTTCAAATCATCGGCGAACGAGCAGGCTACCGTGTCGATTTTCGCACCGAGACCTCGCAGCACCTCCACCGCTTCGTTGAAAGCATTTTCAACGCTTTTATCAATCTCGATTTGAACCAGGTCCGGGCATAGCACAAGCCGAAGCCCCTTTACGTCACCCCCAATTTCGGCGGAAAAATCTGGTACCGGCATATCGATTGAGGCGCAATCCGCCGGATCGTAGCCAGCCATTCCCTGCAGAATAAGGGCGCAATCCCGCGACGAGCGGGCAAAGGGGCCGATGTGATCGAGACTCGTGGCATTCGGATAAACGCCGGTGAGGCTGACACGGCCATATGTGGGCTTTAATCCGTTGACACCGCAAATCGCCGCAGGTCCCCGAATCGAGCCCCCGGTGTCGGAGCCAAGGGCGGCCGGACACATTCTTGCCGCCACGGCAGCCCCTGAGCCGCCGCTTGAGCCTGCCGGGATACGACTCGTATCCCACGGATTCGCGCAAGCGCCGTAATGTGGGTTCTTCGTTGACGCGCCACAGGCAAATTCATGGGTGTTGCACTTTCCAATGACTATGGCGCCCGCCTCTTTGAGCCTGCGTACGCACTCAGCATCTTTTTCAGGAACATTTTGAGAATAAAAACTTGAACCTTGTGTGGTGCGGATTCCTTCAGTATCAATAATATCCTTCACCCCTATGGGGATGCCGTGAAGCGGGCCGCGATACTGGCCGCCGCTGATTTCCTCCTCCGCCCTGGCCGCCGCCGACATCGCCTCTTCATGGCACACCGTGATAAACGCATTGAGCTCGGGATTCAGTTCATCGATTTGAGCCAGATGCGCCTCCACCGTTTCGCGCGGCGATATTTCTTGTGCCTTGGTTTTTTCGGCCAGTTCAGAGACAGAAAGAAAGCAAAGCTCACGTGATGACATTATTCGTTCTCCACAAAAACCTTGCCGCTTTGATAAGGCCCACCACAACCGCCATAGCCGCCCACGCCATGAATGGTCTCTGTGTCGGACGTGTTAATCGTCAAGTGAATTTCCCCCCGGGGAATCGAAATAAAATCTCCCTCCTCGGTAACCATCTCTTCTCTATTCTCACCGATATGCCAGATGGCTTTGGGCCCCCTGAGGTGATACCAGATGAGATCGCCGTTTGTGTGAAAGTGCGGTTTGCTTTTCTTGCTCGGTGGAAAAATAGTTCGATAAAGGGTGACGCTGTTCACGCCGCAAGACTCTTCCGTGAGCCCATAGTGCATCTCAAATCCGGGTTCATAAACAAGATCGGGATCCTGATTTTCGTTCTTAACAACTGTGGCCATGGTCGCCTTCCTCCTGGAAAATGGTCGAACAACAAAGAGCACTAATTTTTTTGTATACCGACACTCTAATGAACGACGTACCCGCCGTCCATAACGAGCGCATGGCCGAGAATATAGGCGGCATCCTTGGAGACGAGAAATGCCACCATCCCGGCAACCTCCTCCACTGTTCCGAAGCGTCCGATGGGAACATCGCGGGCGCGCTGCTCAAGTTCTCCCGGGTTTCGGTTCGCCAGAAATCCATCAGTTGAAATGGGCCCTGGGCATATCGCATTCA
The Nitrospinaceae bacterium genome window above contains:
- a CDS encoding cupin domain-containing protein, whose product is MATVVKNENQDPDLVYEPGFEMHYGLTEESCGVNSVTLYRTIFPPSKKSKPHFHTNGDLIWYHLRGPKAIWHIGENREEMVTEEGDFISIPRGEIHLTINTSDTETIHGVGGYGGCGGPYQSGKVFVENE
- a CDS encoding amidase — protein: MSSRELCFLSVSELAEKTKAQEISPRETVEAHLAQIDELNPELNAFITVCHEEAMSAAARAEEEISGGQYRGPLHGIPIGVKDIIDTEGIRTTQGSSFYSQNVPEKDAECVRRLKEAGAIVIGKCNTHEFACGASTKNPHYGACANPWDTSRIPAGSSGGSGAAVAARMCPAALGSDTGGSIRGPAAICGVNGLKPTYGRVSLTGVYPNATSLDHIGPFARSSRDCALILQGMAGYDPADCASIDMPVPDFSAEIGGDVKGLRLVLCPDLVQIEIDKSVENAFNEAVEVLRGLGAKIDTVACSFADDLNNERLPIADAELLAVHRENIDNHPEKYGDDVRARIENARNTTLAMYFEALKKKVILIREMEALFAPYDGLLLPAYSCIGAPIDTVMATINGKQIPFLGASRPLTGPHNFTGFPSHVVPTG